A region of Mammaliicoccus sp. Dog046 DNA encodes the following proteins:
- a CDS encoding MarR family winged helix-turn-helix transcriptional regulator, translating into MMNNKNNYDHMLFYFAYKTFINTADDIIKNHGMSRQHHRFLFFIDQMPGITMKDLLDTLEISKQASHASLKKLKEKGLIRYVDSDNDRRVKHLYPTPEGSELVDTLNQAQNELLQQTFEESGNDWHEVMEHLASKKSGFKNVKSIKPNE; encoded by the coding sequence ATAATGAATAATAAAAATAATTACGATCACATGCTTTTTTACTTTGCATATAAAACATTTATAAATACAGCGGATGACATCATAAAAAACCATGGCATGAGTAGACAACATCACAGATTTCTATTTTTTATAGATCAAATGCCTGGCATCACAATGAAAGATTTATTAGATACATTAGAAATTTCAAAACAAGCCTCACATGCATCACTTAAAAAATTAAAAGAAAAAGGTCTAATCAGATATGTAGATTCAGACAATGATAGAAGAGTTAAACATTTATACCCTACTCCAGAAGGTAGCGAACTCGTGGATACATTAAACCAAGCACAAAACGAATTACTACAACAAACATTTGAAGAATCCGGTAATGATTGGCACGAAGTCATGGAACACCTCGCTAGTAAAAAAAGTGGATTTAAAAATGTAAAATCAATAAAACCAAATGAATAA